From the Planctomycetaceae bacterium genome, the window TCCGTCCGAGCATTCAGCCGCAATCCGTCAACCTCGCACGCCCCCGCCTGCTGGATAGCCTGACGAAGTGGTTTTCCAAAATCTTCTGTCGCAACGGCTAATCGCACGTTTCCCTGCCTTCTTCGCTCTACGCATTCCGGATAAAACAACTTGACCACTCAACCACAACCTTCAGATCAACTGGCCAAATTATGACAACCGTTGGAGAGGTTTGCGATTTCCTGAACGAATTCGCACCGCTGAATCTGGCTGAATCCTGGGACAATGTCGGCCTGCTTATCGGGCGGTCGGACCGCATTGTTTCACGAATCATGACGTGCCTGACGCTCACCCCGGACATCGCCACGGAAGCGATCGCATCAAAAACCAACCTGATCGTATCACATCATCCTGTTCTTTTTCGTGGCACAAAGCGACTCAGCGATGCCACAATCGAAGGGGATATGCTTCTGAAACTCATCGAAACCGGAATCGCGGTTTACAGCCCGCATACCGCGTTCGACAGTGCTCGTGAAGGAATCAACCAGCAAATCGCGAACGCACTTGGCCTGCAGGATGTACGGCCGCTGAACTATTTTTCACCGGAATCTCCGGACGGAAGCGGACGTTGGGGGGTCCTTCCTGAAGTCATTTCCATTCAAGAACTTCTGGATCGTGTCCGGCAAACCCTCGGTGCCAAACACCTGGAATACTGCGGCAATGGCAGAGAACACGTGCGGCAGCTGGCGATCGGATGCGGGGCCGCAGAAAGTTTTCTGTCTGAGGCGATTGCAAACCACTGTGACACCTTCATTACTGGTGAAGCCCGATTTCACACCGTGCTGGAGGCACGTTCGAAAGGCGTCAATCTGATCCTGACCGGTCACTACCACAGCGAACGTCCTGCGGTCGAGACTCTGGCAAAAAAAATCGCCGCCGCCTTTCCTGTGCTGGAAGTGTTTGCGAGCATGCAGGAGTGCAATCCGCTCTCGCTCTGGACTGGAAACGACCCATGACCTCCTCCCAAGACTCATCTCACGACACCAGTTCTGAATTTCCAGGATTTGCGCAGTCCCTGCTGCGTGCCGCCAGACTCCGATGTCCACTCTGTGCGAAAGGTTCGCTCTTCCGTGGACTTCTTCGAATGCATGAGAAATGCGAGCACTGCCATTTTAAGTTTGAACGCGCACCGGGCTATTTTCTTGGTTCCACCTACATCAACTATGGATTAACAGCCGGCATCACGACGGCCAGCTATGTGTTGCTGCACTTCGTCCTGAGAATTCCCAATTCTGCTTTGTTACCTGGGTTAGTGGCATTTTGCGCCATTTTCCCTTTTGTTTTCTTCCGCTACGCCCGATCACTGTGGCTGTCCATCGATTGTTACTTTGACCGGACGGGGCTTGAAGAAGCCCGTCATCAGTGAAAAAGTTTCAATCGCAGGAGCGTGGCAAGAAACGGGAAGGTGACGCTTGACAGCGGAACTGATAACGTTAGACTTCCCCGCTCGCCTGACGGAGGCCGAAGAGTCTTCGGGGCGAAACCGATCTTTGACAACATGGTTGAGAATGTGAGCCTGTGAGTTTTGTGCACTAGGTAAATTGTTGGTCGTTCTTTGACCGGAACGACAAACAGGTATTAAACCACTCTTGTTTTGTAGTCAGTCTCAAAATGGTGTCACGCCCGTGGCACTGGCTTCTTCGGAAGCAGTTTTGATGCTGATTCAAGCATATTTTTGAAGGGTTTGATCCTGGCTCAGAATGAACGTTGGCGGCGTGGATTAGGCATGCAAGTCGAGCCGCTCATAGCAATATGGGAGCGGCGAACGGCGTAGTAATGCATCGGAACGTACCCTTCGGTCGGGGATAGCCACGGGAAACTGTGGGTAATACCCGATGATATCTGCGGATCAAAGGTGAGATTCCGCCGGAGGAGCGGCTGATGTGATATTAGCTTGATGGTGGGGTAATGGCCTACCATGGCGATGATGTCTAGGGGTGTGAGAGCATGGCCCCACGACCGGAACTGAGACACTGTCCGGACACCTACGGGTGGCTGCAGTCGAGAATCTTCCGCAATGGACGAAAGTCTGACGGAGCGACGCCGCGTGCGGGATGAAGGCCCTTGGGTTGTAAACCGCTGTCAGAGGGGATGAAATCATGGTTGGCTATCCTTCCATGTTGACAGAGCCTCAGAGGAAGCACGGGCTAAGTACGTGCCAGCAGCCGCGGTAACACGTACTGTGCGAACGTTATTCGGAATCACTGGGCTTAAAGGGTGCGTAGGCGGCGAATCAAGTCAGGTGTGAAATGCCGGAGCTCAACTGCGGCATTGCGCTGAAACTGATTTGCTTGAGTATTTCAGGGGTGTGGGGAACTGCCAGTGGAGCGGTGAAATGTGTTGATATTGGCAGGAACACCGGAGGCGAAAGCGCCACACTGGGGAATAACTGACGCTGAGGCACGAAAGCCAGGGAGCGAACGGGATTAGATACCCCGGTAGTCCTGGCTGTAAACGATGAGTACTGGGCGGAAGGAAGTTCGCTTCTTTCTGCCGTAGTGAAAACGTTAAGTACTCCGCCTGGGGAGTATGGTCGCAAGGCTGAAACTCAAAGGAATTGACGGGGGCTCACACAAGCGGTGGAGCATGTGGCTTAATTCGAGGCAACGCGAAGAACCTTATCCTGGACTTGACATGCACGGATTAACTCTGTGAAAGCAGAGCCACGCCTTCGGGTGGAACGTGCACAGGTGCTGCATGGCTGTCGTCAGCTCGTGTCGTGAGACGTCGCGTTAAGTCGCTTAACGAGCGCAACCCTTGTCCTTAGTTGCCAGCATTCAGTTGGGGACTCTAAGGAGACCGCCGGTGTCAAACCGGAGGAAGGTGGGGACGACGTCAAGTCATCATGGCCTTTATGTCCAGGGCTGCACACGTCATACAATGCGGCGTACAAAGGGCAGCGAACCCGCGAGGGCAAGCTAATCTCAAAAAGCGTCGCTCAGTTCGGATTGCAGGCTGCAACTCGCCTGCATGAAGCTGGAATCGCTAGTAATCGCAGGTCAGCTATACTGCGGTGAATATGTTCCTGAGCCTTGTACACACCGCCCGTCAAGCCACGAAAGCGGGGGGCGCCTAAAGTCGCTGTGCTAACTCTTCGGAGAGGCAGGTGCCTAGGGCGAACTTCGTGATTGGGACTAAGTCGTAACAAGGTAGCCGTAGGGGAACCTGCGGCTGGATCACCTCCTTTCTAAGGATGATTGATGGCTCTCTGAGCTTTCCGTACAGAAAGCAGACCCATCTACCAAAAAGAAATCCTGGTACGACAAAACCACACTGACATTCTCAACCTGTTTATACAACGCAAAAAGGCGAGAGCTCCTTCATCGGACTCTCGCCTTTTTCTGTGCGCTGCGTCAAAAAATGGCTCACCTTACAGCGTGACTTCTCCCCAACATCGCAACCAGCTGTCCGTTGAAAAACCTGCACGCGGGACGGCAGTCAACCGTCGTGTTTTAAAATCCCTTGCTCGAGCCAGTCCCGTTTTCAACAGGTTGCTGGCGGTGATGTCCGTTTCCAGGCGAAGCCGTCGGGAATAAAACTGCGACAGCTGCAGACACGCTTGCATGGTCGAAGCATCTTTCAATCCGGAAAATGCATTGCTCGAGCCCTCATTCCTGCAACAGGGTTTATGGCCATCGGCAAATCTGGAAATTGTGCCGTCGCTCTTCTCCCAGCGAGTCAGACTTCTTCTCTGCTGGAAGATCAAATGGCATGCCACCGCTCCTCAGTTCTGTCGTCCATACTGTTTTGAATTTTCTTATCACAGATGGATGGTTCAACTCGCGGTCACCTGATCCGCCGATGGCACACCGCTATTCTGACAAGTCAGCGTTTGCCACGAATGAAAGGATTCGAGCGGCGGTGCCAGTGCTTTGTGGATGAGCTCCCTCTGCAATGCGAACAGTCACAAGATGTTCACCGGGCCCCAATTGACTGCCAAAGAGAACCGTTCTGGGATAGTGAAGCCCTTTGCTGTGGTGATGAAAAAGTTCGATGGTTTCCCAATCCTCCTCATCAATTCGGACCTGCAGCTGCCCTGCATCAGGTCCCGCCAGTACCCAGGCTCCGACGGCATCTCCGCGAAATCGAAATTTCAACTGCGATCCGGGTATCAAGCTGCAGCAGAATTCATCAGCTGCGAAGCGACTTCGAAAGCTTCCCGGGATTCTCTTCCAGTCCGGTTTCTCGAGTTTCCAGCCGGGCCCCAGGTCTAAGTCCTGGTGAGAGACAAGTTCTCCATGATCGAAGCACCCTTCAGCCAGCGGTTTCGCGGGCATCTCATAATCCTCCTGCCGGAAGACTTTCGATTCCGCTCGAATGGACGACCACCCAGCCGTCAGAACTTCTGCTACCAGATCCGCAGCAAGCTGATTTCCAATGGGACCAGGGTGAGTACCTCCGAATTGTTCCCACGTTAACTGATTCGTCGAAATCCGGCGGGCGACTTCCCGCGCCACATAGACAGATGAAATTCCGTAGTACCGCGCCAGACGCTCATGTTGCTGAGAGCTGAGCGGTTCAGTCCCATCCTGAATCTGCTTCAACATGTCCGGGTTCACAAAATGAACCATGACGATGTCTGCATTCGGATTATGTGTTCGGGTGTGGCGAAGAATACCCTCCATCCCCAGCAGGCAGTTTTCGGGAGAATGATGGGCATCCTGATCATCGTTTACCGCAAACTCCACAATCAGGAGATCGACGGGCCCTCTTGAAAGAACATCACGCTGCAGACGGAACG encodes:
- a CDS encoding Nif3-like dinuclear metal center hexameric protein, whose translation is MTTVGEVCDFLNEFAPLNLAESWDNVGLLIGRSDRIVSRIMTCLTLTPDIATEAIASKTNLIVSHHPVLFRGTKRLSDATIEGDMLLKLIETGIAVYSPHTAFDSAREGINQQIANALGLQDVRPLNYFSPESPDGSGRWGVLPEVISIQELLDRVRQTLGAKHLEYCGNGREHVRQLAIGCGAAESFLSEAIANHCDTFITGEARFHTVLEARSKGVNLILTGHYHSERPAVETLAKKIAAAFPVLEVFASMQECNPLSLWTGNDP
- a CDS encoding DUF983 domain-containing protein, producing the protein MTSSQDSSHDTSSEFPGFAQSLLRAARLRCPLCAKGSLFRGLLRMHEKCEHCHFKFERAPGYFLGSTYINYGLTAGITTASYVLLHFVLRIPNSALLPGLVAFCAIFPFVFFRYARSLWLSIDCYFDRTGLEEARHQ